One window of the Eschrichtius robustus isolate mEscRob2 chromosome X, mEscRob2.pri, whole genome shotgun sequence genome contains the following:
- the LOC137756367 gene encoding melanoma antigen preferentially expressed in tumors-like, with the protein MDQKTTVTLLELAAKSLLNNEPAAIHALDEIPRDLFVPLFNAAFLGGHKTMLKAMVQVWPFRCLHIGSLNTRESYYDILEAMIDGLQILPAQNSSSWGPKLRILDLRRDLDCETICSEIGTAFPFCFQSCIYSQHSIFNIEDAQHSVRCLGIGNSGSEPHSAQEPMELLVDISLNSTVRTEQFLSFLCSKVQQNLGSLHLCCRGLRIDRMSALKSILQFLDLGCIEHLEMDQANLSEVVTLLARVIHLNSLTLCNIPFKSYKRRNFRSFLLWLGQLDNLQALSLTFFCLTDQLHTLLRVVPPQLDTLYLPFCSLSNRDVTVLSQSSQATHLRVLSLSNNQIFSEVYEPFQTLLEKVSSTLQHLEINNCMITDSTLSAVLPALSHCTHLRVLSFAFNPITMPVLKSLLQHLTSLMKLKYVIYPVPVHCYEEWNFHESLDRQKLAEVQAQLEAMLHGAQRDDMTWATCSK; encoded by the exons ATGGACCAGAAGACCACAGTCACACTCCTAGAGCTTGCTGCAAAGAGTCTGCTGAATAATGAGCCTGCAGCTATCCATGCCCTGGACGAAATCCCAAGAGACCTCTTTGTTCCATTGTTCAATGCTGCCTTCTTGGGTGGGCATAAGACGATGCTAAAGGCAATGGTGCAGGTTTGGCCTTTTCGCTGTCTCCATATTGGGTCATTGAACACACGAGAGTCATACTATGACATCTTGGAAGCCATGATTGATGGTCTGCAGATCCTCCCTGCCCAGAACTCTTCCTCTTG GGGGCCCAAACTGAGGATCCTAGATTTAAGGCGTGACCTGGACTGTGAGACAATATGCTCTGAGATTGGGACCGCATTCCCTTTCTGTTTTCAGTCATGCATTTACTCTCAGCACTCTATCTTTAATATAGAAGACGCTCAGCATAGTGTCAGGTGCCTCGGGATTGGTAATTCCGGGTCTGAGCCTCATTCAGCTCAGGAACCCATGGAATTACTGGTGGATATTTCCCTCAATAGTACCGTGAGAACAGAGCaattcctctctttcctttgtaGTAAAGTTCAGCAGAACCTTGGGTCCTTGCACCTCTGCTGCAGAGGTTTGCGAATCGATAGAATGTCTGCCCTCAAAAGTATCCTGCAGTTTCTGGATCTGGGGTGCATTGAGCACCTGGAAATGGATCAGGCTAATCTGAGTGAAGTCGTCACCCTTTTGGCTCGGGTGATCCACCTGAACAGCCTGACTCTGTGTAACATCCCCTTTAAATCTTATAAGAGAAGGAACTTCAGATCTTTTCTCCTCTGGCTTGGGCAGCTGGACAATCTCCAGGCGCTCAGCTTGACTTTCTTCTGCCTCACAGATCAACTGCACACACTGCtcag agTTGTGCCACCTCAGTTGGATACACTGTATCTACCTTTCTGTAGCCTTTCTAACAGAGATGTCACTGTCCTGTCCCAGAGCTCTCAGGCCACCCACCTAAGGGTACTGAGTCTCAGTAACAACCAGATCTTCTCAGAAGTTTATGAGCCCTTCCAGACTCTGCTGGAGAAGGTCTCAAGCACCCTGCAACATCTGGAGATAAATAATTGTATGATAACTGATTCTACTCTCTCTGCCGTCCTCCCAGCCCTGAGCCACTGTACCCACCTCCGTGTCCTTAGCTTTGCCTTCAATCCCATTACGATGCCTGTGCTCAAGAGCCTTCTGCAGCACCTGACATCCTTGATGAAGCTGAAGTACGTGATTTATCCTGTCCCTGTCCATTGCTACGAGGAATGGAATTTTCATGAGAGTTTGGACCGACAGAAACTTGCTGAAGTCCAGGCTCAGTTGGAGGCGATGCTGCACGGGGCACAGCGGGACGACATGACCTGGGCCACTTGTTCAAAGTGA